The stretch of DNA tcggagcgaagcgacaatttacctcgtacaCTATAtaatactctttttttttcctattcacCATTCTCAGTAGAAAAATACCCAAATTTTGATTGCTTTTGTTTTGGcttatattaaataattaacagCTTCTGATATtgaaattagaatattttggaTGCTCACAAATCTTTATACAATATCATATTCTTCACACAttttatgtacctacctatcaaaattttaaaactgcaaattaatttgatttaatttttttcaacaatagtctaaaatctaaaattaaataatatagaaTCAATATTTTGGAATAAAGTTTCTTGACgatctgagaagattgtgtaaaaatttgaagTCGATCAGGCCACAAgcaaaaaatttgttaaaaatgggaattcaaaaattaatgtaatggtctaatttatttgttcttaGTTGTCATTaacattcatttcatttctcGACAATTCTAACACATATTGTTCAGATTTATcattatataataaaaatattttatactgagattaaaaaaatcaaattgactGTACGCCAGTAAAATTCTGGAAGtgttaaaatgttttcaagtttgcatgttttaattttgatttccgTATTTCCATCATTTTAGATGCTACAACCGAAATGTTCCATGGAATTTATATAAACGCACCGTATCCAGTTGAAGTTGAAATCACTGAGAGCTATTTAGTTATAGTTAGAGCTATTTTTGATACATCATTTCACATTGATGTACTATGTGGTCCAACAATCGGTAATTTGATGGATCAGTTAATGGAGCAAACAGAACAAAATCTACATCCACTGCCAAATTGGTTTTTTGGTTTTCACATTTGTGATACGAATATTACAAGAAATCTCACAGATTCAGTGATTGAGGTTCTGGAGTTACTTTCCTCTGATTTTGTAACTGAGCAGCCATTTGATACTCATTGCATACGAGAACAGTTGCTGTGGTTGGGTGACGATATAAAGGGATTACCAAGCGAGGTGAGGAGCGCTATTAGTAAAATGAAATGGCTcggaaaaagttttattgcttCCATGACTGCAGTACTTCCAGCTGATCTCAAGAGTGCAGCTTATCATATGGCCAAAGCAAAGGGATTATTAATGAGGCATCCCACTTTAGAAGAGCCTTACATTGGCCGTATTGGCAAGACGAATGTGGTCTATGTGGACTGGGTTGGatcaaatcaagaaaatttgtatGAATGGTCAAATCAATTCATGCCCAACAATTTATCTGCAGATGGATATATGGTGCAGGCCAATTGGATGTGGGATCAAAGTGATGGTGAAAAAATACCCCACTCATTTCCATATATTTCAATGGATATGATAAATGCCAGCAAGAATATAGTACCGTGGTTTATTCGTCAAAGTGGCACAGATGGAAAGgcctcaattttctcccataaTTTTGCAGCATCAGCGCAGATTGACGTAATAAGGAAAGTCCTTGGAAATGAATCGTTTATTTTATCTGAAAGTTCGCTATTTGCAAATGTACCAATCTCTCGTAGACAAGTACCATCTACATGGACAGAATTGAGAAATTTAGTAAGTATctatagaaaatatattagaCTTATGTACCTATAACGCATATCTTTTTTacgtaaatattttgaaatgtgccgttttataatattaatttctagtttttttttttaaagaaaatattatatgtatttagGTTTACAGGTATATGAATGTACTTCACATGAATAGGCTTAGATGTAAaagttcatttaaaaatacacAGCTAaatccttttagctgtgattctttttatattgttgTGATGCCTGTGATGCCCAGTAAAGTTGGTTGTTTTaagtaagaaaatctttgattCAGGTTCGTCGTACGATGGGCCAATCGATTTCTGGAATTTACTTCAGTTCAGCAAATATTTGTGGAGATGGCGAGACATGGACGGAAGAGCTATGTATTCGTTGGTATCAATTCGCTTCGCTATCACCTTTCTACCGAGTAGCGTCCGCAAAGGCTCCAACATCATTTTCGAAATTCGCTCAAAGTTTGCTGAGAGCATCAACGGAGAGACGATACTCACTTTATTTGTACATTCATACTGTTGTGACAGAAAGAAGACCTCTTCTCACACCTTTATTCTATGAATATCCTGACCTCATAGCATTGATGGACAATTTAACACACCAGGCGCTTGTCGGACCCTCTCTCCTGTTTGCACCAGTACTGCTGCCTGGTGTTCAAcatatcaatattttcttccctGAGGTATACTACGAGATTGGCGGTGGGCagcaattaattgcaaatacGTGGGCTGAACTACCTGTTGTTGAGACAGACGCACCCCTTTTCATTCGTGCTGGACATATTGTTCCTATACAGCATACAAAGGTATTATTTGCTGCTGTATTATGTATAGAAACATTAACAAATTTCTATACATCATTTTATATTGGAATTTCATATTGAATTGTATTGAatgttaaatttcattttagaaTGTTCGGTCAATAACAGTCATGCAAATGAAACCTATTCATTTATATGTCGCTCTGGGTCCATTGGAAAATGGCATAAGTACTGCAATAGGTAAAGTGCAATTTGATTCAGAATACAAAGTTACATTTAACGCGGCTTACACAACCTCATCAGAACAggtaaatttatatttttgtaaagatattttatcaatccaatatatataatatatatatttaatttcaattagacGCAACTAAAATTATCATCGTACTCTAAACTAACTTGTCGCACCACTACAAATCTCACCATAGAAAGTGTAAAAATCTATGGTTCTGGTGTTTCGGATGTTGGCGTCTTTACATATTCTATAAAAGTGGGGCATAATTTATGTGGTGGAAATTTAAACTTGACAGAAGATTTGagttttctaaataaaagaaattcaatataaggattactgattttttctttatgtattAGCAATAGTATTTGTCAcacgaaaaatttattgtattgTACCTACTGTATACAGATTgtttgtaataaataaaaaaaatgtattagtTTTCTCAATGTACATTGTATATATTCGCTTGGCCCATTCATTATGAACCTATCTCAAAAACGCTACTTTTCAGGAGAGCCGA from Lutzomyia longipalpis isolate SR_M1_2022 chromosome 1, ASM2433408v1 encodes:
- the LOC129797460 gene encoding probable maltase-glucoamylase 2 isoform X2, producing MLPLRRQKEKKNYRKGIQPERETALIHVILLNKAFRVIVLLFLAATVIPIIVYLMVFSREIGPLEYDRNQVGTCGHLKSLHVSCGLKSISENFCLLRGCCFTRRDGCYHTLPSRHQYYNPSYITSNLTKELQPLRDVTPLGVAAISYLQLVIEPLSNDRARLYVWNPTTKQNPVYPEAIGNESTSYIYHIFQPVIYAEFRRRVDDSLLVITSRGPLIVAQNYLEWSFYLGTHILFGLGDLHLQPGFKTIILNNEANDAIPFILAYNATTEMFHGIYINAPYPVEVEITESYLVIVRAIFDTSFHIDVLCGPTIGNLMDQLMEQTEQNLHPLPNWFFGFHICDTNITRNLTDSVIEVLELLSSDFVTEQPFDTHCIREQLLWLGDDIKGLPSEVRSAISKMKWLGKSFIASMTAVLPADLKSAAYHMAKAKGLLMRHPTLEEPYIGRIGKTNVVYVDWVGSNQENLYEWSNQFMPNNLSADGYMVQANWMWDQSDGEKIPHSFPYISMDMINASKNIVPWFIRQSGTDGKASIFSHNFAASAQIDVIRKVLGNESFILSESSLFANVPISRRQVPSTWTELRNLVRRTMGQSISGIYFSSANICGDGETWTEELCIRWYQFASLSPFYRVASAKAPTSFSKFAQSLLRASTERRYSLYLYIHTVVTERRPLLTPLFYEYPDLIALMDNLTHQALVGPSLLFAPVLLPGVQHINIFFPEVYYEIGGGQQLIANTWAELPVVETDAPLFIRAGHIVPIQHTKNVRSITVMQMKPIHLYVALGPLENGISTAIGKVQFDSEYKVTFNAAYTTSSEQTQLKLSSYSKLTCRTTTNLTIESVKIYGSGVSDVGVFTYSIKVGHNLCGGNLNLTEDLSFLNKRNSI
- the LOC129797460 gene encoding probable maltase-glucoamylase 2 isoform X1 — encoded protein: MHFRRFESVCNYSSMLPLRRQKEKKNYRKGIQPERETALIHVILLNKAFRVIVLLFLAATVIPIIVYLMVFSREIGPLEYDRNQVGTCGHLKSLHVSCGLKSISENFCLLRGCCFTRRDGCYHTLPSRHQYYNPSYITSNLTKELQPLRDVTPLGVAAISYLQLVIEPLSNDRARLYVWNPTTKQNPVYPEAIGNESTSYIYHIFQPVIYAEFRRRVDDSLLVITSRGPLIVAQNYLEWSFYLGTHILFGLGDLHLQPGFKTIILNNEANDAIPFILAYNATTEMFHGIYINAPYPVEVEITESYLVIVRAIFDTSFHIDVLCGPTIGNLMDQLMEQTEQNLHPLPNWFFGFHICDTNITRNLTDSVIEVLELLSSDFVTEQPFDTHCIREQLLWLGDDIKGLPSEVRSAISKMKWLGKSFIASMTAVLPADLKSAAYHMAKAKGLLMRHPTLEEPYIGRIGKTNVVYVDWVGSNQENLYEWSNQFMPNNLSADGYMVQANWMWDQSDGEKIPHSFPYISMDMINASKNIVPWFIRQSGTDGKASIFSHNFAASAQIDVIRKVLGNESFILSESSLFANVPISRRQVPSTWTELRNLVRRTMGQSISGIYFSSANICGDGETWTEELCIRWYQFASLSPFYRVASAKAPTSFSKFAQSLLRASTERRYSLYLYIHTVVTERRPLLTPLFYEYPDLIALMDNLTHQALVGPSLLFAPVLLPGVQHINIFFPEVYYEIGGGQQLIANTWAELPVVETDAPLFIRAGHIVPIQHTKNVRSITVMQMKPIHLYVALGPLENGISTAIGKVQFDSEYKVTFNAAYTTSSEQTQLKLSSYSKLTCRTTTNLTIESVKIYGSGVSDVGVFTYSIKVGHNLCGGNLNLTEDLSFLNKRNSI
- the LOC129797460 gene encoding lysosomal alpha-glucosidase-like isoform X4 produces the protein MESNNKTESYATTEMFHGIYINAPYPVEVEITESYLVIVRAIFDTSFHIDVLCGPTIGNLMDQLMEQTEQNLHPLPNWFFGFHICDTNITRNLTDSVIEVLELLSSDFVTEQPFDTHCIREQLLWLGDDIKGLPSEVRSAISKMKWLGKSFIASMTAVLPADLKSAAYHMAKAKGLLMRHPTLEEPYIGRIGKTNVVYVDWVGSNQENLYEWSNQFMPNNLSADGYMVQANWMWDQSDGEKIPHSFPYISMDMINASKNIVPWFIRQSGTDGKASIFSHNFAASAQIDVIRKVLGNESFILSESSLFANVPISRRQVPSTWTELRNLVRRTMGQSISGIYFSSANICGDGETWTEELCIRWYQFASLSPFYRVASAKAPTSFSKFAQSLLRASTERRYSLYLYIHTVVTERRPLLTPLFYEYPDLIALMDNLTHQALVGPSLLFAPVLLPGVQHINIFFPEVYYEIGGGQQLIANTWAELPVVETDAPLFIRAGHIVPIQHTKNVRSITVMQMKPIHLYVALGPLENGISTAIGKVQFDSEYKVTFNAAYTTSSEQTQLKLSSYSKLTCRTTTNLTIESVKIYGSGVSDVGVFTYSIKVGHNLCGGNLNLTEDLSFLNKRNSI
- the LOC129797460 gene encoding probable maltase-glucoamylase 2 isoform X3, which codes for MVFSREIGPLEYDRNQVGTCGHLKSLHVSCGLKSISENFCLLRGCCFTRRDGCYHTLPSRHQYYNPSYITSNLTKELQPLRDVTPLGVAAISYLQLVIEPLSNDRARLYVWNPTTKQNPVYPEAIGNESTSYIYHIFQPVIYAEFRRRVDDSLLVITSRGPLIVAQNYLEWSFYLGTHILFGLGDLHLQPGFKTIILNNEANDAIPFILAYNATTEMFHGIYINAPYPVEVEITESYLVIVRAIFDTSFHIDVLCGPTIGNLMDQLMEQTEQNLHPLPNWFFGFHICDTNITRNLTDSVIEVLELLSSDFVTEQPFDTHCIREQLLWLGDDIKGLPSEVRSAISKMKWLGKSFIASMTAVLPADLKSAAYHMAKAKGLLMRHPTLEEPYIGRIGKTNVVYVDWVGSNQENLYEWSNQFMPNNLSADGYMVQANWMWDQSDGEKIPHSFPYISMDMINASKNIVPWFIRQSGTDGKASIFSHNFAASAQIDVIRKVLGNESFILSESSLFANVPISRRQVPSTWTELRNLVRRTMGQSISGIYFSSANICGDGETWTEELCIRWYQFASLSPFYRVASAKAPTSFSKFAQSLLRASTERRYSLYLYIHTVVTERRPLLTPLFYEYPDLIALMDNLTHQALVGPSLLFAPVLLPGVQHINIFFPEVYYEIGGGQQLIANTWAELPVVETDAPLFIRAGHIVPIQHTKNVRSITVMQMKPIHLYVALGPLENGISTAIGKVQFDSEYKVTFNAAYTTSSEQTQLKLSSYSKLTCRTTTNLTIESVKIYGSGVSDVGVFTYSIKVGHNLCGGNLNLTEDLSFLNKRNSI